The following proteins are encoded in a genomic region of bacterium:
- a CDS encoding VOC family protein, producing MKCVTGIGGIFFKTKDPKAMRQWYAKHLGIEFQNENGAVFQWRDLNNAEKIGQTVWSAFPENTKYFSPGNASFMINYRVENLDAVLKQLKKEGVTVDEKVEEYEFGKFGWIIDPEGNRIELWEPK from the coding sequence ATGAAATGTGTCACGGGAATCGGTGGAATTTTTTTCAAAACTAAAGATCCTAAAGCCATGCGGCAATGGTATGCCAAACATCTGGGCATAGAATTTCAGAATGAAAACGGTGCGGTTTTTCAGTGGCGTGACCTTAACAATGCCGAAAAAATCGGACAGACTGTTTGGAGCGCTTTTCCGGAAAATACAAAATATTTTTCTCCCGGAAACGCTTCATTCATGATCAATTACAGAGTTGAAAATCTGGATGCAGTTCTAAAACAATTGAAAAAAGAGGGCGTTACGGTCGACGAAAAAGTTGAAGAATATGAATTCGGTAAATTCGGCTGGATCATTGATCCGGAAGGTAATCGGATCGAACTGTGGGAACCAAAATAA